The nucleotide window TTCTGGATTTGCTTGCGCCCATCGAGTTGCAGTAGATTTAGGACTTTAAAAATTAAGTAGAGATGTTGCAGACAACGTCTCTACTTAGCAATATTGTTTAAGAAATCTAGGCTTTGTCAACAATTTCTTTTGCCTTATCTTTAAGGTCTTCTTTTGCGTGCATAGCTTCGGCTTGTTCTTGTTTTGCTTGACCTTCTGCTTTATCCATTGGGTCGCCAGTAACTTCACCTACTGCCTCTTGCACTTTACCTTCGACGTTTTTAGCCACTGCTTCGGCGCGATCTTCAATGCTCATTGCTTTCTCCTTGCTGATTAACTTTTAGATAACTAATTATGAGTAGAAAATAAAGCGAAAGTCATCCTTCTTAGGTAATAATTAATAGAGGAGTTAGTGTATTTGGCAATCCTTTTGATTGGTTGAGCTAGAGAAAGAAAAAGCCAGATTGAGGAGAACGATCGCTACTTTAGTTAAATACTTTGCGGTTCGGCGATCGCCCTAGGCGCACTACTACACTCAACCACTTCATAAATCTCGATTTCTTCTTGTTTCCCGCGTGGTTTTACTTTGTCGAGAAAGCGACAGCAAATTAGTTCCCCTGGGGGTAGTTGGGCGATCGTTACGGCGCTGGTAACTATAGCACATTTGTAAGTTTTTGTCAATTCTTCAAGACGGGCTGCGGTGTTGACAACATCGCCAATAATTGTCGAGTCCATGCGATCGCGGCTGCCTACAGTACCAATAATACCTTTACCCGTATGAATGCCAATACCAACTTTAATCTGCAAATCAAGGTTATATCGATCTAGCTGTTGATTAAACGATTCTAAGCTTTGTACCATTTTCATTGCCGCATTCAAAGCATCGCGGGGATGTTGCTCATGGCGATCAAAAACTGCCATAATTGCATCGCCGAGGAATTTATCAACAAAACCATTTTCAGTGGCGATCGCTTCGCTCATCCGAGTAAAAAATTCATTCAGCCATTGATAAGTCGTTGTTGCCGGTTGAGATTCGGCGATCGCTGTAAACTCGCGAATATCACAAAACAAAATTGTTACTTCTGCTTCAGTCGCATTACCAACCTGAATCGAGTTTACTCCTAACGGCGCGATCCGAGCTAAATACTTTTCCGGTACAAAGCGGCGAAACTTTTCTGCTAACTCTTGATTAACTCGTCTTGCTATTTCTAATTCTCGCTCGCTTTCCTGCTTTGCTACTGCAAAAGCCTGCCGATTTCGCATCTCCTGCAACCGAAAAATATTTTTTATTTTTGTTAATAAAAACTGAGAATTAATCGGTTTTGTGATATAATCATCACCCATAGTTTCTAAACCACGTAACCGATTATTTTCATCATCTAAAGCTGTCAAAAAAACAATTGGTACCGCTTGTAATTGAGGATTTTCACGGAGTTTCGAGCAAACCTCAAACCCATCCATTCCTGGCATCATTATATCTAGTAAAATCAGATCGGGCGTTGACTTGGCGACAATTTCTAAAGCTTCTTTTCCTGATGCGGCGGAAACAGTTTTATAGCCGGCTGCGGCCATTAACTCTTCAAGTAATAATAAATTTGATGAATCATCATCTACAAGCAAAATACAAGGTTGATTTTTTAACATAATTAGGGCATTAATTCTTCTTGTGATTTTTTGAGTATTAGCACCAAGCTATCTCTTTTTGACCGGACAAAGATGTAAATTATCCTTAAATTTTATAACTAATTACCCGGATAGATCGATCGCTTTTTACTCACAAGTTATTCAACCAGATGCACCCAATTAAACTTTGGACTACAAAATTAAGTTTTCAGTCAGAGACTTCTGCCGAATTCAACAACAAGCCAATACTTTGCAGCAATTGCTCGATATCGATCGGCTTACTGATATAATCATCAGCACCAGCTTGCAAACAGCGATCTTTGTCTCCAGGCATTGCCATTGCCGTAACTGCGATTACAGGTATTTTGCGCCAATATTGATGGTTTTTAAGCTGATGAATTAGTTGGAAGCCATCTAGATCCGGTAGTTGAATATCCATCAAAATTAAATCGGGAAGAACTTGGGGAGTAACTAAAGGAGAATGGATCAAATCCATCATTGTACGCCCTTCATAAATAATTTCTGGAACATAACCTTCTAGTTCTAAAACTTCCGAAATTAGTGCTTGGTTATAAGGTTGATCTTCAACAACTAAGATGCGTTTACTATTTTCATCTTGAGGTTTAGGTGCAAGAATCGAAGCACTACTAGGCTTAGTTTCTGGTTCTAAATTGAGAGTATAATTTTCGCGCATTTCTGTCATCGGCAACCAAACCCGAAACGTACTACCTTCATTCTCCTGAGATTCTAAGGAGACTGTACCGCCGTGGAGTTCGGCTAAACGCTTCGTCAAGGCTAAACCTAAACCTGTACCTTCATGGCGGCGAGTTAGAGAAGAATCAACTTGTTGGAAGGGTTGAAAAAGCAAATGTTGTTTATCTTTAGGAATGCCAATACCAGTATCAACTACTTCTAAGCAGAGGTAAGGTGTACTGAGGTTAACTGGACTGCGGTCTGGTCGCTTTTCTTCTAAAAGTTCGGTTCCGTAAGCGAGTCTACCGCCAAGTTTAATTTTGCCTCCTTCGGGTGTAAATTTGACAGCGTTGGAAAGTAGGTTAATTAAAATTTGGCTGACGCGACGTAAATCGAGAACGGCTCGGTCTAAGCGATAATCTATTTCTAGAGAAAGTGTCAGTCGCTTTTTTTCAGCACGAGGCTGAATCATTCTCAAACATTGATTGCATAAACTTTGAATCGAAACTGACTCTAGTTCGAGTTGAGTTTTGCCAGCTTCAATTTTAGATAAGTCGAGAATATCGTTAATCAGTTGGAGCAAATGCTGACCGCTTTTTTCGATCGCGCGAACGTGATTAATTTGGCGAGAAGTTAATTTGCCGCCAAATTGGCGTTGTAATAAATCGGCAAAACCAATGATACTATTCAACGGGGTGCGTAGTTCGTGAGACATCGAAGCGAGAAATTCCGATTTAAGCTGAGATGCTCTTTCCAAGTTTTCGTTGGCTTGACGCATTTTTTCTCGATCTTGAGCGCGTTCGATTGCTACGCCGAGAGTGCGACAAGCGGCTAAGAGCATATCTTGTTGGGGCGCGTCTTCGAGTCCGATCCCAGAGCGAGATTCTAAGGTCAAAACTCCGATTATCTCTCCAGAAGCACCAGGGATAGGGAAAATACCTAGTTGACCGATTCCCGGATGGCAAAAACTGGGAACTGCTTGAGGATGCTGCTGATAGTCTTTGACAAATAAAGGTTTTCCTGTTTCAATTACTGACCATAGTAAACCTTGACCATAGGGGATACCTTTGTTGAGGACATCTTGCATCTCTTTAATTGCTATTTCGCCATAGGTAGCAATGAATTCAGAGCTAATTTTGTTGGTGAGGATTCCGGCTTGGCGTTCTTCTCCTTCACCAATTATTACTTTTACATCCCCAAAAGCTGCTCCCATATTGTCAATTAGGTAAGAGAGGGCGAATTGACCGATTTCTCGTAATTCTGTAGCAGGTTGCAGTCTTTCTGTCAAGCCTAGTAAAAATTTGAGTCGCTCAATTTCCGTATCCACATTAGTTGGCGATCGCCAATGATTGGTTACATCTCGTAGATTTAGTAGTTTGCTTTGTTTGTCTGTAACAGTAATTTCTACCTCTAGATAGATGCCGTTATTTTGTTGGAGCAGAAAATTAACTTTTTGGCGATCTGTTTGCGCGATCGCCAAACGCAGTTTTTCGCATTCACTAGCTGATAAATAACCTTGGTGAATAACGGCGGCTAAGACTTCTTGACAATCAGGTTTTTGCGCGAGTTTTTCGGGAGGTAAATTCCAAATTTCGGTTAGTTTGCGATTGAATAAAATTAGGCGATCCTGATTATTAAAAAGAGCGATCGCATTATCAATCTGATTTAAAATTAGTTCTTGTTCTTGTTGAACGCGCTCTAAGCGCAATTCGATTGGTTCTAGGGACATAATCTCTTAGAAGGTTAAATTGCTCTTAAAAATTTTTCTTTGCTAAGGAATACTAAAGTCGCTCTCTTGATAGCTAGAATAACTAATATTCACCCCTTAAGGCGATCTTTTTACTGGCTCAAATTAGTTACCGCCCTATATAAAAAAACGTCTAGCTTGATGAATAATTTGACAAAATGCCCAACAAAATGAGAAAGGAAGCACATCAGGGAACTTTGGCGATCTCTGACATTGGCAAACAGCAATTTAAATTTATATTTTGGGGGATGTCTGAAGTCAAATAGAGGATAGACCATTGCGCTCGTGTGTTTAATCACACAAAACTTTGAGATCCATAGTTAGATTAGAATCGAATGAAAAAGTAACCGTCAGAAAAGAAAGTCGCCATAGCAAAAAGGTAGCAGATGAGGGAAATTGTGAAGCAGGATTTAAAGGAGCGTAATCCCATGACCAAGACAGGGTTAAAGATCGAATCGCTCTGGCGCGACCGGATCGCGAAAGAATGTCCGCGTTTGAGTGGGGAAGAGCAGGAAAGTATAGTCAAGTGGTTATTAGGAGAAGATTCTGAGCGTTTTGAAGGGCTTTCAACTAACCAATTGGCGATCGCCAAACAAGCGATGGACTATCGCTACCGGATTTTGCTCCAGCGCTACCTCAAATTAGGACCGACACAAGCATACCGTAATTTAATAACTCGTTTGGGTTCTCTAATTGTACTGCGTAATAAAATTAAAACCTGGGTAGCACTGAGCAGAGATCGCCAAAGAGCAGTAGCAGACGTAATCCAAGAAGTAATTCAGGAAATGTTAAATAGCGATCGCTACATTCAGCAGCAAATAGCTTGGATCGCTCAATGTACGGATAATAGTCGCTTACGAGATAGTTTACTCCTAACTACTGTCGAAGAATACTGTCTGCGCCCAATTCGCAATCAACCTCTTTTAGTTTATCGCTTTGTTAATTATTTGCGCCGTTCTCAGCGTGGCGGGATGACTCAAGTTCCCCAAGGTGAAATGGTACGCTTGATTTCAGAAGAGTTAACTGTCGATGATTTAGACTCTCCAGTCAGTTTACTTGATAACCAGGCTCTTGCTGACTACCAGGATGCACAAGATTGGGAAGAGCAACAAATTCTCCGCATGATGGTGCAAAAGCAATTTGAGGATTATTTAGGCGAAAATGTCGGTGTTGTCGCGGTACGTTGGTTAAAACTTTATCTTCAAGGGCTTTCTCAAGACGCGATCGCCAAAAGACTGGATCTGCCCGTCAAACAAGTTTATCGTCTCCGGGAAAAAGTTAGCTATCATGCCATACGCGTTTTTGCTCTGAAAACTAAACCTGAGTTAGTCGCTAACTGGTTGGAAATTTCTTTACAAGAACATAATTTAGGATTAACCCTTCCTCAGTGGGAAAACTTTTATCAACAGTTAACTCCTTTACAGCAGAAAATTATCGAAATGTTGAAAGCTGGTGAAAGCATCGAAGCGATCGCTGCCGATTTAGATTGGAAAGTTCATCAAGTTATGAGCGAATGGAGCAAACTTTACTTGACAGCCCAATCTTTACGCAGTTAGGTTTAAGGGATTTGACGGGTGCCTCAACAGAGTCATACCTAGTACCAATCTACGTTCAGAGCCTATTCAGAGCCTAACTTACTTCCGCCTCTGGATTCTTACTTGCGAACTATTGACAATTATATTCAACTATTCCAAAATGAAAATAAAATAAATGCTAATTGATAGCATTTGCTAGTGTTTCGCTGTTTTTGCAAAAAGTAGGTTTTGAGCGTGAGTAAATTAAAAAAAGTAATTACAGACTTTACCCTGGAAGGAAGATTTGTTAGTTTCGTCGGCGACTACAAACAGAAACCAAAACGCCTCCGTCTTTCCACTCCAGAAGGCGAGTGTAAAATTAAACTTGCCAAAAAAATTCGGCGTAATGTCAGAGAATTGTTAATACCAGGAGATTGGGTAGAAATATCTGGGGAAAAAACCCTCAAACCGAAAAGCGGTAAAATCAAACTGAAAGCCAATCGCCTCAAACCTACAACTCCCGCAAAAAAACAACCTACCGAGCCAACTACAGAGCAAGTAAGGGTTGCTTCTCCCAAAAAAGGCAAAGATTGTATTATGGTTTGCCAAAAATCATCTTGTCGGAAAAAAGGATCGGGTGAAATTTGTCAAGCAGTTAACGAATATTTAGCAGAAACAGGCTTAGAAGAGCAAGTAAAAATTAAAGGTACCGGATGTATGAAACAATGCAAAAAAGGTCCTTGCGTCGTCTTCATGCCTGATAAATCTCGTTATATTAAGGTTGAGCCTCAACAAGTACCGCAGTTGTTAGCAAAACATTTTACGGGACGATAATCGTTTCACTCTACTTAAATCTGGTTAAATAGGGATAAAAGTATGAAATAACCTATTTTACTGTTGTCGGTATGAATAATTATCCTCCACCAGATCCGCGCCGCTCTAGCATTAGTTTTGACGAATGGATTGCCATATTTATTGCACTTGGTACTATCGGCACAATTTTAGTAGTTTCGCTAGTTCCTAAAGGTAGAGCCTGGAATTTTTTAAGTGGTTTAGCTACTGGAGAAACTACTTCTCAACCAATTTTTACAGTCAGGGAAAATCCCTTAGCAATTTTTTCCCCAACGGAAAAAGCAGGAGAAAGAGAAATAGGCGATCGCGCATCCTCCCAACGTACAACAACTGACGAATCTGCGGTAAAATCACCACAACAGCAGCAAACTGTCATTAAATCCGCAGAAACTCAAACTACTCCTATATTGGTAAAACCCGCCACAAGTACCGAAGCAGAAGAACTATCTAAGGATA belongs to Oscillatoria salina IIICB1 and includes:
- a CDS encoding response regulator — protein: MLKNQPCILLVDDDSSNLLLLEELMAAAGYKTVSAASGKEALEIVAKSTPDLILLDIMMPGMDGFEVCSKLRENPQLQAVPIVFLTALDDENNRLRGLETMGDDYITKPINSQFLLTKIKNIFRLQEMRNRQAFAVAKQESERELEIARRVNQELAEKFRRFVPEKYLARIAPLGVNSIQVGNATEAEVTILFCDIREFTAIAESQPATTTYQWLNEFFTRMSEAIATENGFVDKFLGDAIMAVFDRHEQHPRDALNAAMKMVQSLESFNQQLDRYNLDLQIKVGIGIHTGKGIIGTVGSRDRMDSTIIGDVVNTAARLEELTKTYKCAIVTSAVTIAQLPPGELICCRFLDKVKPRGKQEEIEIYEVVECSSAPRAIAEPQSI
- a CDS encoding hybrid sensor histidine kinase/response regulator; translated protein: MSLEPIELRLERVQQEQELILNQIDNAIALFNNQDRLILFNRKLTEIWNLPPEKLAQKPDCQEVLAAVIHQGYLSASECEKLRLAIAQTDRQKVNFLLQQNNGIYLEVEITVTDKQSKLLNLRDVTNHWRSPTNVDTEIERLKFLLGLTERLQPATELREIGQFALSYLIDNMGAAFGDVKVIIGEGEERQAGILTNKISSEFIATYGEIAIKEMQDVLNKGIPYGQGLLWSVIETGKPLFVKDYQQHPQAVPSFCHPGIGQLGIFPIPGASGEIIGVLTLESRSGIGLEDAPQQDMLLAACRTLGVAIERAQDREKMRQANENLERASQLKSEFLASMSHELRTPLNSIIGFADLLQRQFGGKLTSRQINHVRAIEKSGQHLLQLINDILDLSKIEAGKTQLELESVSIQSLCNQCLRMIQPRAEKKRLTLSLEIDYRLDRAVLDLRRVSQILINLLSNAVKFTPEGGKIKLGGRLAYGTELLEEKRPDRSPVNLSTPYLCLEVVDTGIGIPKDKQHLLFQPFQQVDSSLTRRHEGTGLGLALTKRLAELHGGTVSLESQENEGSTFRVWLPMTEMRENYTLNLEPETKPSSASILAPKPQDENSKRILVVEDQPYNQALISEVLELEGYVPEIIYEGRTMMDLIHSPLVTPQVLPDLILMDIQLPDLDGFQLIHQLKNHQYWRKIPVIAVTAMAMPGDKDRCLQAGADDYISKPIDIEQLLQSIGLLLNSAEVSD
- a CDS encoding (2Fe-2S) ferredoxin domain-containing protein, whose product is MSKLKKVITDFTLEGRFVSFVGDYKQKPKRLRLSTPEGECKIKLAKKIRRNVRELLIPGDWVEISGEKTLKPKSGKIKLKANRLKPTTPAKKQPTEPTTEQVRVASPKKGKDCIMVCQKSSCRKKGSGEICQAVNEYLAETGLEEQVKIKGTGCMKQCKKGPCVVFMPDKSRYIKVEPQQVPQLLAKHFTGR
- a CDS encoding CsbD family protein — its product is MSIEDRAEAVAKNVEGKVQEAVGEVTGDPMDKAEGQAKQEQAEAMHAKEDLKDKAKEIVDKA
- a CDS encoding HetZ-related protein 2: MTKTGLKIESLWRDRIAKECPRLSGEEQESIVKWLLGEDSERFEGLSTNQLAIAKQAMDYRYRILLQRYLKLGPTQAYRNLITRLGSLIVLRNKIKTWVALSRDRQRAVADVIQEVIQEMLNSDRYIQQQIAWIAQCTDNSRLRDSLLLTTVEEYCLRPIRNQPLLVYRFVNYLRRSQRGGMTQVPQGEMVRLISEELTVDDLDSPVSLLDNQALADYQDAQDWEEQQILRMMVQKQFEDYLGENVGVVAVRWLKLYLQGLSQDAIAKRLDLPVKQVYRLREKVSYHAIRVFALKTKPELVANWLEISLQEHNLGLTLPQWENFYQQLTPLQQKIIEMLKAGESIEAIAADLDWKVHQVMSEWSKLYLTAQSLRS